The Xylocopa sonorina isolate GNS202 chromosome 17, iyXylSono1_principal, whole genome shotgun sequence genome includes a region encoding these proteins:
- the LOC143431163 gene encoding uncharacterized protein LOC143431163 yields MNRKFLPPQTKQKQKRGDIISLQNRSGVKFLKWTDERPLCMLTISKSHNCAIIRGKDDKLKPDTVFSYNSAKKGVDISDQMCSYYNNLRKTVKWYQKVVVELICRTSLSENSPSDVLIVRRKIVAIAPPPTLRTIVLLLFAIVGYFHTKDPRER; encoded by the exons ATGAATAGAAAATTTCTACCTCCGCAGACAAAACAAAAACAGAAACGGGGCGACATTATCTctcttcaaaatcggagcggcgtgaaatttttaaagtggacagaCGAAAGACCCCTGTGCATGCTAACCATTTCCAAATCTCATAATTGCGCCATTATTCGTGGCAAAGACGATAAATTAAAACCTGATACAGTTTTTTCTTATAACAGTGCGAAAAAGGGAGTTGACATATCCGACCAAATGTGTTCGTATTATAATAATTTACGGAAAACAGTAAAATGGTACCAAAAAGTAGTCGTGGAACTAATATGCAGGACCTCTTTA AGTGAGAATTCCCCTAGTGATGTATTAATAGTAAGACGga aaatcgtagccatagcaccgCCTCCAACATTAAGAACTATTGTTTTATTGTTGTTCGCCATTGTTGGCTATT tTCACACCAAGGACCCGCGAGAAAGATGA